A genomic region of Rhodospirillales bacterium contains the following coding sequences:
- a CDS encoding MoaD/ThiS family protein: protein MKVLIPGLLRSYTRQREVDAKGATLAEVLADLDRRYPGLRFRIVDEQDRIRPHIRVFLDGRQVHDLAMPVGIESEVQIVQALSGG from the coding sequence ATGAAAGTCCTGATTCCCGGACTGCTCCGCTCCTATACCCGGCAGCGGGAGGTGGACGCGAAAGGCGCAACCCTCGCCGAGGTTCTCGCCGACCTCGACCGACGCTATCCGGGCCTGCGCTTCCGCATCGTCGACGAGCAAGACCGCATCCGTCCGCATATCCGGGTATTCCTCGACGGCCGCCAGGTGCACGACCTGGCGATGCCGGTCGGCATCGAGAGCGAAGTGCAGATCGTCCAGGCGCTGAGCGGGGGGTAG